A single window of Rhizobium sp. SL42 DNA harbors:
- a CDS encoding MBL fold metallo-hydrolase: protein MTSDSEELSPESGNEPTPEFVTRFEPAHGTLVPLADGVARLTVNNPGPFTFHGTNTYIVGERSVCVIDPGPEDEAHFLALMQALKGREVTHIAVSHTHRDHSPLARRLKAETGAIVVAEGPHRPARPLFEGETNPFAESADSDFSPDVTLAHGEIFEGDGWRLSALHTPGHTANHCAFALDDRGIVFSADHVMAWATSIVAPPDGAMADYMASLDMLLERQDRIYFPGHGGPVADPPAFLRGLRTHRRMRERAVLERIRQGDRLIADMVRVIYASTDPRLHGAAALSVLAHLEDLVDKGLVVTDGPPSLLGAYRIA from the coding sequence ATGACCAGCGACAGCGAGGAGCTTTCTCCAGAGTCTGGCAATGAGCCGACCCCGGAATTCGTCACGCGTTTCGAGCCGGCCCACGGAACGCTGGTGCCGCTCGCCGACGGCGTGGCGCGCCTGACGGTCAACAATCCGGGCCCTTTCACCTTCCACGGCACCAATACCTATATCGTCGGCGAGCGCTCGGTCTGCGTCATCGACCCGGGCCCCGAGGACGAGGCGCATTTCCTGGCGCTGATGCAGGCGCTGAAGGGCCGCGAGGTCACCCATATCGCGGTCAGCCATACCCATCGCGATCATTCGCCGCTTGCCCGCCGGCTGAAGGCCGAGACCGGCGCGATCGTCGTGGCCGAAGGGCCGCATCGCCCGGCGCGGCCGCTCTTCGAAGGCGAGACCAATCCCTTTGCCGAAAGCGCCGACAGCGATTTCAGCCCCGATGTCACCTTGGCCCATGGTGAAATCTTCGAGGGCGACGGCTGGCGCCTGTCCGCGCTGCATACGCCCGGCCACACCGCCAATCACTGCGCCTTTGCGCTGGATGACCGCGGCATCGTCTTTTCCGCCGATCATGTCATGGCCTGGGCCACCTCGATCGTCGCACCGCCGGATGGCGCCATGGCCGATTACATGGCCTCGCTGGACATGCTTCTGGAGCGCCAGGACCGGATCTATTTCCCCGGCCATGGCGGCCCCGTTGCCGATCCCCCCGCCTTCCTGCGCGGCCTGCGCACCCATCGCCGCATGCGCGAGCGCGCCGTGCTCGAGCGCATCCGCCAGGGCGACAGGCTGATCGCCGACATGGTCCGGGTGATCTATGCCTCGACCGATCCCCGCCTGCATGGCGCAGCCGCCCTTTCGGTGCTCGCGCATCTCGAGGATCTGGTCGACAAGGGCCTTGTTGTCACCGATGGGCCGCCTTCGCTGCTCGGTGCCTACCGGATCGCGTAA